TGCAGTTCCCAATTTGGACCCCTCCCGACCCCCTACCCTACCGCTCTCCCCGCACCCCCCCTTCGCGAGCTGCCGTGCAGCCTGTGGTTGCCATGGTAACCCGTGCCCGTCTCTCCCAGAGGCGGTGCCAACCCTGCTCCCCCCCACcatttccttccccctccctccctgtccctccctcctttgtGTCAGCTGCGCCCCTGACCGGGATGGCTGCGAAGAGAGGGACCAAGGtgaggtgtgggggtggggaatagCCTGAAGACCCCTCACCAAAAGGGGAAGGGATACTTCCGGTGGGGAGGGGGCAAGTAGGCGGGGCGCTTCCCCCTCCCTCGCCCCCAGATTGGGCCGAGGGCTGCAAGCAGGCTGAGTTTCTCCACCAGAATGGGCCGGAGAGTATAGGTGGCAGAGAGGAATAGGATGATTTGGGAAGACTGGAAGAAATACAAGTGAAGAATGGAGGATGGGTGGTGGGGCGGCCACAGGCCAGTGCCCAGCTGGTTAGGAAAGCTAGCGCACCCTGGCCTCGGGGAGCAGTCAAGCGTCTAAGGTTgctagagaaagggaggggggtgCAGCGCCGAGCTGTAGAATGGGTGGTGCCCTTGAAATAAATGCATGGAGCAGTCTGCTAATCCAGAGATGAAGGGATGGAGACAGGTGAGGAGGCAGGACTGCCTGCCAGCATTGCTGCATCAGGAGTGATGGGGGTGGGGCACGATGCTGGGGGTGGCCAGAGCTCCAACCATACCTTCTTGTTGGACCTTAAGTACTCCCTTGGAGATAGAGAACTGGAAAGGTGTGTGAACCAAACAAGGCAGGTGCTGGGCTAAAACAGTAGGTAGCTTGTGTTGCCCTTCCTGGCAGCCAAGGGACCGGCTGAGATATTCCCAAGTGTCCTAGCTCTCACACAACCTCCTCGTTCCTCCACAGACAAGCATGAAGAACATGGAGAAGGAACTGCTGTGTCCAGTGTGCCAAGAGATGTACAAGCAgccattagtgctgccttgtacccACAACGTGTGCCAGGCCTGTGCCCGAGAGGTTTTGGGCCAGCAAGGGTACATAGGCCATGGTGGGGACCCCAGTTCAGAGCCCACTTCTCCTGCTTCGACCCCTTCTACCCGCAGCCCTCGCCTCTCTCGGAGAACTCTACCCAAGCCAGACCGCTTGGACCGGCTCCTTAAGTCAGGTGGGGCTTGGGGCTAGGGCCTGTGGCTTGGGGTGGGAATGTAGAAAGATGGAAAGGGTCAGGGGCATCTGTGTGCCATGCTGGGGTGGAGCTACTTACCGCTTATCTGAATTCTAATGAGAGCTGAGCTCTGGTGAAATAAAATTCCACTTTTTAATTGAACAGATGTCATCCACCCCCAGCCAGCTGTAATTCTCACCTCTACTTCCTGGGTCCATCCACAGGCTTTGGGACATACCCTGGGCGGAAGCGGGGTGCCTTGCACTCCCAGACAATCATATTCCCGTGCCCAGCCTGCCAGGGCGATGTGGAGCTGGGGGAGAGGGGCCTTTCCGGGCTTTTCCGAAATCTGACCCTAGAGCGAGTGGTGGAGAGGTACCGGCAGAGTGTGAGTGTGGGAGGCGCCATCCTGTGCCAGTTGTGCAAGCCCCCACCACTAGAGGCTACCAAGGGTTGCACAGAGTGCCGGGCTACCTTCTGCAATGAATGCTTCAAGCTCTTCCACCCCTGGGGCACTCAGAAGGCCCAGCACGAGCCCACTCTGCCCACCCTCTCATTCCGTCCCAAGGTGAGCCAGTTCTTGCAGGGTCTGAGGTGGGAGGGCATGGTGGGGCTGAACCACTGGTTGGGGGTGGCTGGCATTTGGGCTTCCGATGGGTGGTAGGTtgtatttttgtctgtgtgtatatttttgagtgtgtatgtagatgtgtgtgtgacagggtcttagagctgaagagatggccctgTTATTAagagctcttccagagaatccatTTGTCTCCCTGtagttccagctccaggggatacaCCACCTCTGGCCTTTTCAGGCACCTGCACTTACATGCACCTTTCcatacacagacactcacacatacacataattccaaataaaacattaacaaaaaaagaaaaaaaaaaaaaaaaagacagctttgccatagcccaggctggccttgaactcatggcaatttccttgcctcagtttcctgagtacTGTAATTACACAGATGCACCATCATGTCTGGATGCTGAGCAATCCCCATCTCTAACATTCACTGAACAAACGATTTAGCATCTCTGGGTCTCTCTCCTCCTTTGCTGCATAGAGATGAGAGAATCTACTATGTATCTATACCCGCAGGGCTGTTGAGAGGATCACAGGAGATGTTTGCCTAAAAAAGTGTTATctggccaagcatggtggcacatgcctgactTCCCAGAACTTGCAAGGGTGAATAAAGAGACTTGGAAGTTGGtgtccagcctggactatataggaAAACTCCATCCCCCccacccaaaaagaaaaaaaagttgtttataTGCGGGACACTATCCTAGGAATTGGGTACAACGGTGAACAAAGATGAGCCACAGGATTACATTAATCACCATTGTTTTGTTGTTACTATACGTAATATGAAGGAAGGATCAGTGCGAGGACAGTGCTTGGACTGGTCCTCAGTGCTTTCATGCCAGATGTCTGGGCCGTGCTTTGGAGCACCACCTGCTTTTTCCGATTCCCCCACATCTGACTGCTGGAGGGGGCAGCCAGGTGCTGGTAGGTCAGCACCCTTAGACACAGAGTGCTGACTGTTTCATTATCCTCTGTATCCCTAGGGTCTGATGTGTCCAGACCACAAGGAAGAGGTGACCCACTACTGCAAGACATGTCAACGGCTGGTGTGCCAGCTCTGCAGAGTTCGCCGCACCCACAGTGGGCACAAGATCACACCCGTGCTCAGTGCCTACCAAGCCCTCAAGGTAGAGACCGCCATGTACTCAGCTCCAGCACTAACTTGCACCCTCCCCACACCTCCTGATTTCCTGCTTCCTGCAGAGCCAGGGTGATgccctcctctttctttgccCCTAGGATAAGCTGACAAAGAGTCTGACATACATCTTGGGAAACCAGGACACAGTGCAGACCCAGATCTGTGAGCTGGAGGAGACCATCAGGCACACTGAGGTGAGCGAGACAGGATCCTTGGATCCTGCTTGGCTGAGTGTGACCCACTGCCCTGCTGCCAGTTCCAAGCCCACAGGGGGATGTGTGTGGGCAGAGGCTCTGATCAAACTTCATTGGCAAAAATACCAGTATCCTGAGTTATGGTGGAGCTGGGGTGCAGGGAGGGTAGGAGGGTTATAGCTAGGGCTACTGAGCTCAAATGTGCTTAGGTTCAGCTAGCATGGACACACCCTGAAGCTAGGGTGGGGAACAAACAGCTTCTGCTAGGTTGTCTGAATTAACTGGCATGGGACTGGATAATAACGATGGTGCAGCCACCAGTGTGCCACAGCTAGTGCGGTCCAAAAATGAATGTTAGTGCAGCCGTGGCCTTTCTTATTTGGATGAGACATTAAGAGATTAAGACTAAGCTGGGCTTGGTGGGGTATGcctcccagcacctggggaggcagaggcaggcagagctctgtgagtctgaagccaggctggtctacaaagtgagtctaggacagccaaagctacatagagaaaccatgtctcaatataaaattttaaattaaaaaacagagaaaatttaAGACTATGAAAGAGCTAAGGCGAAATATAACCAATTAGTATAACTGTGATTTCAAGTTGCAATCACTTGAGGAATTACAGACTCGGAAAGGCCCAGTTACTGCATTTTCTGACTTGTATGAAATATATAAGGACTTTTTGGAAAAGGCTCTCCTTCACACACTGAGGCCTCAGAACAATCTAACCAACTATGGAAAGTAGCCCTTATCTAGTTTTTAGCCTTTCCCCATTTGTCTCTTAGCAACATGGCTAGGATTTACTACTCTAGCCCATATATCCATTTATCTCATCATTTCTTCACAAATATATTCATCTGGAGTTGACActgaagctcagtggtagagcatatGCATCTTCATCACAAAGAGCAAACAGGCTGgaaggttcagtggttaagagcacttactgctcttgcagaggaccaaggttcagttcctagtaccaaCAGGGCAGCTCATGACCACCtagaactctagctccagggcatctaatgccttcttctggccttcaagggcTTCTGTACACATGTGATATAcataaattctctctctttctcgcacacacacacacacacacacacacacacacagaaaaataactaaaatatttttaaaataaaaacatgctgtATCAGTACAAGGTCAAGGTCCAAAGTAACCACAACAATAAACCACAAAACTggcaaaatttaattaaaaatttttaagttaaaaatgtaactgcattattttaatttttaaaaatttaatcatatagtgtgtgtgtgtgtgtgagagagagagagagagagagtatgccATGTGGTGGAGGAATGGGGTGCCCATGGGGTCCGAGGGCATTGGGTTCCCTGAAACTGTTGTTACAGGTGGCTCAGTATCTGagatggatgctaggaactgaactcagtcctTACCCTActcactcttaatcactgagctatctcttcagcacctgaattattcttttaaaaattaattaattagggctggagagatggctcaaaggttaagagcaccggctgctcttccaaaggttctgagttcaattcccagcaaccacatggtggctcacaaccatctatctgataagatctggtgccctcttctggcctgctgacacacatgcaggcagaatactgtataaattataaataaatcttttaaaaataattaattaattaattaaatttttaaccTGGCCACGGTGGCTTACACTGTGACCCCAGGACTGGGGAAATTGAAACGggtacacagcaagttcaaggccagccgagGCTGCATGAAATCCTGCCTCTTACAGAGTCCCCAAGTaaaggctggaaagatagctctgtggttaggaacactggctgcttttccagagtccccagattcaattcccagcactcacatggtggctcacaaccatctgtggttgctgggtatctgatgctctcttctggtctccacgggcaccaggcacacacttagtgcacacacatacatacaggcaaaacacccatacacctaaaataataaaaatactttaaaaagatcCCCAAGTAGGCATAAAATTAATAGGACTTCTGTACTTTTCTTCTGTATTGATTTGGTTTCCTAGATCAAGCTAAAAATCTAGGAAATAGAAGAGGCTTCTCTCTCACCTAGTTATGGTTTGAGTATTCAGGAAAGTTAGCACAAATGGTCCAGATCCAGCACAAATGGGACCAAATCTGTGGTTAGGTGGCCACAATTGATATAGAGAAGTTAAATTTACCTAAAGTCCCTAGGACAGTATGGTGTGGCATCCTAGGGGCTGGTTCAAGTACTGCCTCCAAGAAGACAGTAAGTCACTTGTCTGGTGTTGCTCCTTGGACAGGTGAGTGGTCAGCAGGCGAAGGAGGAGGTGTCGCAGCTGGTGCGGGGACTAGGGGCTGTGCTGGAAGAGAAGCGGGCCTCCCTGCTTCAGGCCATCGAAGAGTGCCAGCAAGAGCGGTTATCCCGGCTCAGCGCCCAGATCCACGAACATCAGAGCCTACTGGATGGCTCGGGTCTGGTGGGTTATGCCCAGGAAGTCCTTAAGGAGACAGACCAGCCTTGCTTTGTGCAAGCAGCCAAACAGCTGCATAACAGGTACTGAGGGACATGGCACAAGGTTCAGACTCCAGGGAAGTGGGCATCATGGGAGTGTCTAGTGACTAGGACAATAGCTAGAATACCCAAGTGGAGAGCTGGAGCCCCCAGGAGTTTTGTGTGGTCAAACTGATGCTAGCTTCTTCTGAGGCTCCAGGGAAAGGCAGGGCGAGATTCCAGGGAGGGGTTGCTGCCCACCTGACAGTGCCTGACCCTTGCCTGCCCCATTCTAGGATTGCCCGAGCCACTGAGGCCCTCCAGACATTCCGGCCAGCTGCCAGCTCCTCCTTTCGCCATTGCCAGCTGGATGTGGGGCGTGAGATGAAGCTGCTGACAGAGCTTAGCTTCCTGAGAGGTAAGGAGCTAGCCAGGCCCATGTCCAACCAGAgccttcttcccttttcccccagCAGCGGACCCGGGGGGCAGTGCCCACCAGGGACCTTCTGGCCACCTGCCTGGCTTGGCCAGCCACTCCCACCCAGCCACCCCTGCCACACCGTCCTACCGCGCTCAGCgctgcttctccctctctctttgtagGCTGTGGCCACCGCGGACTCTGCTCCGGAGCAGCCCAGGCAAGTCAGCAGCCCTGCCCTGGGGGCCCTGCCACCCGCCAGGCTTCCTCCTACTCCCTCCCTGTGCTCCCACACAGCTTGGCCACCCACATattgcttccttctctccttaTGCACCCTGAATTCTTGGTCCTCCCACTCCACAAATGccctgtctctcctctgccttctttAGGCTATTGCATAGTCCTGGTCcttctgaccttttttttttttttatcttgaccCTTGCCCTTTGGActttcattctcttcctcttgACCTACATGCACTGTCCTACTAGCAAGCTTGCTCTTTTCTGCTGCCTATTTTCTGTCTTGCTTCCCTGGTATCTCTTTCCCAACCCTTATGGCTCCCTTATGCATCCCttcctgctcagggctctcttgCCTGGGTTCCAGTGGCCTTTTACCTGCCTCCTTCTGGGGCTCCTCTTAATTCAAACAATCTAAGCTGTAAGAGTTCTCAGAGCTCATTTGGTCTGATGTTGTCATTTGACTAAAGAGAAAACTAGGCCTAGAGAGGGAAAGTGGCTCACTTCAGGCCAAAGTAGGGTAGTGGCAAGCTAGGAACAGAGTctgggctcctgtcccctgcccAGCCCTCACCCGCTCCTTTCTCCTTTGGGCCCTGTCCTGCCCACCCAGGGCTTAGAAGCTTCCTTTCCCCAGCTCCCTCACCTACACTCACCCCCCGGCTCCCGCTGCTTCCCTCTCCTGCCTGTCCCACTCTCCCTGCCAGGCTGGTGGCCAGGCCCTGATGACCCCTGTTGTCTCTTCCAACAGTGCCTGAGGCTCCTGTCATTGACACCCAGCGCACCTTCGCCTATGATCAAATCTTCCTGTGTTGGCGGCTCCCCCCTCACTCACCACCTGCCTGGCATTACACTGTTGAGTTCCGGCGCACAGATGTCCCTGCCCAGCCAGGCCCTACACGATGGCAGCGACGGGAGGAGGTGAGGGGCACGAGTGCCCTTCTTGAGAACCCTGACACAGGCTCTGTGTATGTGCTGCGTGTCCGTGGCTGCAACAAAGCTGGCTATGGAGAGTACAGTGAAGATGTGCACCTGCACACGCCTCCAGCCCCTGGTGAGTGCACACACAGGCGGCCTCATGTGGGGATGTAGATGTTCACACAGAGGGTACAGGATGGCCAGGTGCACAGCTCATTCCCAACAGACACCGGAAAGGCAATTTAATACAATGTGCAATCTAATGTGTGTATTACAGTCACTTCCTCTAGTGGTAGACTGCCTGGGTTTGCCCCTTGACATTCTTCTCTTTCTTGATTTCAGAGCCCCCCTTCTACAGAGGTCATAATAATATTTAACAGTATAGTTTGATAATTAAACCATTATAAGGTGGGACATGTAAGGGCTTAGCTTCTGACTCATAGTAAGGGCTCAGCCGGTGTTAGAGAAGTGGCTTGCCAAGTGTATTCAGTGCTTGAGTAAAGGGCAAAAAAGACAGGGTTGGATTTAGGGGCCAGGTATGAGCACCAGAGTGTGGGATGGAAGGTCCAGGTCAGTGGTGTTAGGAATGCGACCAGATAGAATAGGACAGTAGTGGAAAAGGTCCACAGGGCAAACCATGGAGAATGGGTTGCAGAAACTTTGAGTCAGTTAGAGATGGGACACTGTTTTCTCTGCCCACCAGTCATCACTGCAGCTACTCCTGGCATACCATGTCCATCTGGGATGCTCCTTTCTTCCTTATGTCTCTATTTCAGTTTGCCATGCCTTAGTTCCCTGGGCCCCTGCCAGTTGCTAGTGACTGAACCCCTTGACAACTTGTTCCTTGTGCCCAAAATTCCCAGTGTTTGTGCTGAAGCCCCACAATCCCCAGTGCCAGTGTATGTCCCTGAAACCCTTCCTTCTGTCTTAACCTCCTGCCTGTAGTCCTGCACTTCTTCCTTGATGGCCGCTGGGGTGCAAGCCGAGAACGGCTAGCCATCAGCAAGGACCAGCGAGCGGTGCGGAGTATTCCGGGGCTTCCCTTGCTGCTGGCTGCTGAGCGGCTGCTCACAGGCTGCCACCTGAGTGTGGACGTGGTCCTGGGTGATGTGGCTGTGACTCAGGGCCGCAGCTACTGGGCCTGTGCCGTAGACCCTGCCTCCTACCTGGTCAAGGTGGGCGTCGGGCTGgagagcaagcttcaggaaagCTTCCAGGGTGCCCCGGATGTGATCAGCCCCAGGTCAGGCCCTTCTGCAAGGGGTGGGGAGCAAAGCCCTGGGGAAGGAGCTGGGGTTGGCAAGGGTGGTGAAGGGAACGCAGACCTGCTTAGTTGGGGCTGGGAAGGGGCAAGAGCAAGTAGCATGGAAGCCAGGCTGGGATGCTTGTGGGTGGAAGTGGTCCCTCGGCAGAAGGAGCTTTGAGGACTGGTTTTCAGTGTgtgtggctggagaaatggttgaAAGAAGGCCCTCTTTCGTCTGTCATTCAGGACCAATACACCACCTATCTAAGCTCCTACCTCCTTTCCCAAGCACCTTGTTTCTATGAAAAGTtttctctctgaaacctacctCATTCTCAAGATCTCCAAGTTCTTCCCTCAAACACACCTCCACAGCCCTCCCTTGCCTCCAATGTCTCATTAACATCTTTTCCCACATTTCCCTCCTGAATTATTTCTCCTGAGTCCTCTACCCTTCAGCATCCCATTTCTTCAAAATGCCTTCTCCCCAACACAAATTCCCTTTTGAATTTTGTTGTCCTCATTCATGTATCCCTCTAACATCCTGATGCCAATTCATCTTCATCCCTTTTCTAACACCATCTTTCAAAATCTGTGCTCTGCTCCTGCCCCACACCCCTCACTGCATCTTAATTGCTGTGCTCCCATCCTTCCGACATCCTCCACTGTCAAAACTGTATCCCTAACCTGATTTCCCTAGCACCACTATCCTCAGCACCTTTTATACTGACAAGGGCCACATTTCTTTAGTGTGCTGTAGCAGCATCCTGTCTTCTTTCCTTGTAACACCTTTCTTAGGCACTTTGCTTTCCTTATTGCTTTCCTACACTAACTAAAGCCTCAAGTCTTACACTCTAGCCCTTGCATCCTCAACATGTGTTCACCTAATACATGTAACCTCTTGTCCCCCAAAATTTAATCCTTCGAATACTGCAGCTCTTTGATCTCTCCCCCATTTTTCTCTCAACTTCTTCCTTCTGAATTCCCACTCCTACAGATATGACCCGGACAGTGGG
This is a stretch of genomic DNA from Meriones unguiculatus strain TT.TT164.6M chromosome 1, Bangor_MerUng_6.1, whole genome shotgun sequence. It encodes these proteins:
- the Trim46 gene encoding tripartite motif-containing protein 46 isoform X3 — protein: MEQSANPEMKGWRQTSMKNMEKELLCPVCQEMYKQPLVLPCTHNVCQACAREVLGQQGYIGHGGDPSSEPTSPASTPSTRSPRLSRRTLPKPDRLDRLLKSGFGTYPGRKRGALHSQTIIFPCPACQGDVELGERGLSGLFRNLTLERVVERYRQSVSVGGAILCQLCKPPPLEATKGCTECRATFCNECFKLFHPWGTQKAQHEPTLPTLSFRPKGLMCPDHKEEVTHYCKTCQRLVCQLCRVRRTHSGHKITPVLSAYQALKDKLTKSLTYILGNQDTVQTQICELEETIRHTEVSGQQAKEEVSQLVRGLGAVLEEKRASLLQAIEECQQERLSRLSAQIHEHQSLLDGSGLVGYAQEVLKETDQPCFVQAAKQLHNRIARATEALQTFRPAASSSFRHCQLDVGREMKLLTELSFLRVPEAPVIDTQRTFAYDQIFLCWRLPPHSPPAWHYTVEFRRTDVPAQPGPTRWQRREEVRGTSALLENPDTGSVYVLRVRGCNKAGYGEYSEDVHLHTPPAPVLHFFLDGRWGASRERLAISKDQRAVRSIPGLPLLLAAERLLTGCHLSVDVVLGDVAVTQGRSYWACAVDPASYLVKVGVGLESKLQESFQGAPDVISPRYDPDSGHDSGAEDATVEALPPFAFLTIGMGKILLGSGASSNAGLTGRDGPAASCTVPLPPRLGICLDYERGRVSFLDAVSFRGLLECPLDCSGPVCPAFCFIGGGAVQLQEPVGTKPERKVTIGGFAKLD
- the Trim46 gene encoding tripartite motif-containing protein 46 isoform X2, encoding MVTRARLSQRRCQPCSPPPFPSPSLPVPPSFVSAAPLTGMAAKRGTKTSMKNMEKELLCPVCQEMYKQPLVLPCTHNVCQACAREVLGQQGYIGHGGDPSSEPTSPASTPSTRSPRLSRRTLPKPDRLDRLLKSGFGTYPGRKRGALHSQTIIFPCPACQGDVELGERGLSGLFRNLTLERVVERYRQSVSVGGAILCQLCKPPPLEATKGCTECRATFCNECFKLFHPWGTQKAQHEPTLPTLSFRPKGLMCPDHKEEVTHYCKTCQRLVCQLCRVRRTHSGHKITPVLSAYQALKDKLTKSLTYILGNQDTVQTQICELEETIRHTEVSGQQAKEEVSQLVRGLGAVLEEKRASLLQAIEECQQERLSRLSAQIHEHQSLLDGSGLVGYAQEVLKETDQPCFVQAAKQLHNRIARATEALQTFRPAASSSFRHCQLDVGREMKLLTELSFLRVPEAPVIDTQRTFAYDQIFLCWRLPPHSPPAWHYTVEFRRTDVPAQPGPTRWQRREEVRGTSALLENPDTGSVYVLRVRGCNKAGYGEYSEDVHLHTPPAPVLHFFLDGRWGASRERLAISKDQRAVRSIPGLPLLLAAERLLTGCHLSVDVVLGDVAVTQGRSYWACAVDPASYLVKVGVGLESKLQESFQGAPDVISPRYDPDSGHDSGAEDATVEALPPFAFLTIGMGKILLGSGASSNAGLTGRDGPAASCTVPLPPRLGICLDYERGRVSFLDAVSFRGLLECPLDCSGPVCPAFCFIGGGAVQLQEPVGTKPERKVTIGGFAKLD
- the Trim46 gene encoding tripartite motif-containing protein 46 isoform X4 yields the protein MKNMEKELLCPVCQEMYKQPLVLPCTHNVCQACAREVLGQQGYIGHGGDPSSEPTSPASTPSTRSPRLSRRTLPKPDRLDRLLKSGFGTYPGRKRGALHSQTIIFPCPACQGDVELGERGLSGLFRNLTLERVVERYRQSVSVGGAILCQLCKPPPLEATKGCTECRATFCNECFKLFHPWGTQKAQHEPTLPTLSFRPKGLMCPDHKEEVTHYCKTCQRLVCQLCRVRRTHSGHKITPVLSAYQALKDKLTKSLTYILGNQDTVQTQICELEETIRHTEVSGQQAKEEVSQLVRGLGAVLEEKRASLLQAIEECQQERLSRLSAQIHEHQSLLDGSGLVGYAQEVLKETDQPCFVQAAKQLHNRIARATEALQTFRPAASSSFRHCQLDVGREMKLLTELSFLRVPEAPVIDTQRTFAYDQIFLCWRLPPHSPPAWHYTVEFRRTDVPAQPGPTRWQRREEVRGTSALLENPDTGSVYVLRVRGCNKAGYGEYSEDVHLHTPPAPVLHFFLDGRWGASRERLAISKDQRAVRSIPGLPLLLAAERLLTGCHLSVDVVLGDVAVTQGRSYWACAVDPASYLVKVGVGLESKLQESFQGAPDVISPRYDPDSGHDSGAEDATVEALPPFAFLTIGMGKILLGSGASSNAGLTGRDGPAASCTVPLPPRLGICLDYERGRVSFLDAVSFRGLLECPLDCSGPVCPAFCFIGGGAVQLQEPVGTKPERKVTIGGFAKLD
- the Trim46 gene encoding tripartite motif-containing protein 46 isoform X5 produces the protein MVTRARLSQRRCQPCSPPPFPSPSLPVPPSFVSAAPLTGMAAKRGTKTSMKNMEKELLCPVCQEMYKQPLVLPCTHNVCQACAREVLGQQGYIGHGGDPSSEPTSPASTPSTRSPRLSRRTLPKPDRLDRLLKSGFGTYPGRKRGALHSQTIIFPCPACQGDVELGERGLSGLFRNLTLERVVERYRQSVSVGGAILCQLCKPPPLEATKGCTECRATFCNECFKLFHPWGTQKAQHEPTLPTLSFRPKGLMCPDHKEEVTHYCKTCQRLVCQLCRVRRTHSGHKITPVLSAYQALKDKLTKSLTYILGNQDTVQTQICELEETIRHTEVSGQQAKEEVSQLVRGLGAVLEEKRASLLQAIEECQQERLSRLSAQIHEHQSLLDGSGLVGYAQEVLKETDQPCFVQAAKQLHNRIARATEALQTFRPAASSSFRHCQLDVGREMKLLTELSFLRVPEAPVIDTQRTFAYDQIFLCWRLPPHSPPAWHYTVEFRRTDVPAQPGPTRWQRREEVRGTSALLENPDTGSVYVLRVRGCNKAGYGEYSEDVHLHTPPAPDMTRTVGMTVVLRMLRWRPCHPLLS
- the Trim46 gene encoding tripartite motif-containing protein 46 isoform X1, encoding MAEGEDMQTFTSIMDALVRISTSMKNMEKELLCPVCQEMYKQPLVLPCTHNVCQACAREVLGQQGYIGHGGDPSSEPTSPASTPSTRSPRLSRRTLPKPDRLDRLLKSGFGTYPGRKRGALHSQTIIFPCPACQGDVELGERGLSGLFRNLTLERVVERYRQSVSVGGAILCQLCKPPPLEATKGCTECRATFCNECFKLFHPWGTQKAQHEPTLPTLSFRPKGLMCPDHKEEVTHYCKTCQRLVCQLCRVRRTHSGHKITPVLSAYQALKDKLTKSLTYILGNQDTVQTQICELEETIRHTEVSGQQAKEEVSQLVRGLGAVLEEKRASLLQAIEECQQERLSRLSAQIHEHQSLLDGSGLVGYAQEVLKETDQPCFVQAAKQLHNRIARATEALQTFRPAASSSFRHCQLDVGREMKLLTELSFLRVPEAPVIDTQRTFAYDQIFLCWRLPPHSPPAWHYTVEFRRTDVPAQPGPTRWQRREEVRGTSALLENPDTGSVYVLRVRGCNKAGYGEYSEDVHLHTPPAPVLHFFLDGRWGASRERLAISKDQRAVRSIPGLPLLLAAERLLTGCHLSVDVVLGDVAVTQGRSYWACAVDPASYLVKVGVGLESKLQESFQGAPDVISPRYDPDSGHDSGAEDATVEALPPFAFLTIGMGKILLGSGASSNAGLTGRDGPAASCTVPLPPRLGICLDYERGRVSFLDAVSFRGLLECPLDCSGPVCPAFCFIGGGAVQLQEPVGTKPERKVTIGGFAKLD